One region of Microbacterium sp. M28 genomic DNA includes:
- a CDS encoding choice-of-anchor G family protein produces MGGLAGITVAAVALGGGLAPMAAVAAPTDDSEALGQVIRTELLGGDILDVSQAVSGNPSDVGPDVTPLDVSLLGALTVDLGGGLQLPLISGPGGAGLLDLGDLGATSSYAASPAATSSTASSGVIGADGAIAVDPDNPGAFDNATVNLTDLLTQLGLAGVTDEIVDNLGLEVGALASTATATGVPGDVEFASEYAVADLGFNVSSPLVGGIATSLDGVLNGVGDTLNAAVGAGGVIDTVVGAVDLSLGVPAVLAVEIGGGSAALVGLDAAIAAASESLLLDPLVDPNGIVSIDLGTGVVSIDLARVANGPGATDLNGLDPDTVVLDDAAILSITTAVSQALGTLGAKVDEVVTDLVNNLGIHIELPASVTALLLNADVDITVDATLGQLTGDLPGEPVVDVDGDLAGIPLGGVLELVTAPVISLLTTGLAPVIDTLLDGITSGLGTTVDGIVNPVVTGIDPVLEALNEVVEITINEQEQPGVLGAESFTVNALSLELLPGLAALNLDLGSSTVRAAPAAVAAIDATATVPAGGSLPVTGTGWPASTTVTVQLTDPEGAPVGTAVTVDTDADGAFSTTYPVPADTTPGTGFTVTGTAGDVTATDTVEVTAPAAVAAIDAAATVPAGGSLPVTGTGWPASSTVSLQLTDPEGAPVGTPVDVLTDASGAFATTYPVPADTTPGAGFTITGTAGDVTATDTVEVTAADPADVNTNAAASASASADATADGDPSAQAAAEAAALADATSAASAAATADATAAAESAATTDASTTASADSVSEANAQAAVAAQAAAQADASDDVSAAATAEADANSAVAAQAAATADSSTDASSEASTNANAAASASASANADATTDAVADAAAVAAAYADATSEASAAADATAEAAASAAATADSSTTATADATSEANANAAVAAQAAALADASSDTAAEASAATNANASSAAEAAAIADSSTDASVAATADADADADPAAAAEVNTNATASAAASAQADADNDAAAQAAAVAAALADASTAADAAATPDAEAAAASAATATATTAASADATTDANASAAVAAQAAAQADNSASTTADATAAAEADTDAAAAVAATATSSNDASATAAADAVGAVDADAEVNTNATASASASAQADADNDPAAQAAAVAAALADASTAADAAATADAEAAAASAATATATSAASADATSAANASAAVAAQASAQADNSSSTTADTSAAADANAAAAASAASTATSSASASADAAADVDGAAAADPAASAAANADPEGQLGITVKVPKLERGDQQTAIGTGFKPGEVVTGVMSSAPVALGAQVADAEGTVTFTWEIPAGTDLGTHTVTLTGAESGSVAGTFEVVADGLAGTGSDVPTGWIVLGVMLLMLGLGTALVARSRRAVAVAE; encoded by the coding sequence GTGGGAGGACTGGCCGGCATCACTGTCGCGGCAGTCGCCCTGGGGGGCGGACTGGCGCCGATGGCGGCCGTCGCGGCTCCCACGGACGATTCCGAGGCACTCGGGCAGGTGATCCGCACCGAATTGCTCGGCGGAGACATCCTCGACGTGTCTCAGGCCGTCAGCGGCAACCCGAGCGACGTCGGTCCGGATGTCACCCCGCTCGACGTGAGTCTGCTGGGCGCACTGACCGTCGACCTCGGCGGTGGACTGCAGCTGCCTCTGATCTCAGGGCCTGGCGGCGCAGGCCTGCTCGACCTGGGTGATCTCGGCGCGACGAGCTCGTACGCTGCGTCGCCGGCCGCGACATCGTCCACCGCGAGCTCGGGCGTCATCGGCGCCGACGGAGCGATCGCAGTCGACCCCGACAACCCGGGTGCGTTCGACAACGCGACCGTGAACCTCACCGATCTGCTCACGCAGCTCGGGCTCGCCGGCGTCACCGACGAGATCGTCGACAACCTCGGTCTCGAGGTCGGCGCACTCGCGTCGACCGCGACGGCCACCGGCGTTCCGGGCGACGTGGAGTTCGCCTCCGAGTACGCGGTCGCCGATCTCGGCTTCAACGTCTCGAGCCCGCTGGTCGGCGGTATCGCGACCTCGCTGGATGGTGTGCTGAACGGCGTCGGGGACACGCTGAACGCTGCTGTCGGTGCTGGTGGCGTCATCGACACCGTCGTGGGTGCTGTCGATCTCTCGCTCGGCGTTCCCGCCGTGCTGGCCGTCGAGATCGGTGGCGGTTCGGCTGCGCTCGTCGGGCTGGACGCGGCGATTGCAGCCGCGAGCGAGTCGCTCCTCCTGGACCCGCTCGTCGACCCGAACGGCATCGTCTCGATCGACCTCGGCACGGGTGTCGTCTCGATCGACCTCGCGAGGGTCGCAAACGGCCCGGGGGCGACGGACCTCAACGGTCTCGATCCGGACACGGTCGTCCTCGACGACGCGGCGATCCTGAGCATCACGACCGCCGTTTCGCAGGCGCTCGGGACTCTCGGCGCCAAGGTCGATGAGGTCGTGACCGACCTCGTCAACAACCTGGGCATCCACATCGAACTGCCCGCCTCGGTCACCGCTCTGTTGCTGAATGCGGACGTCGACATCACCGTCGACGCGACGCTCGGACAGCTGACCGGCGATCTGCCGGGTGAGCCCGTCGTGGACGTCGACGGCGATCTCGCGGGCATCCCGCTCGGCGGGGTCCTCGAACTCGTGACGGCCCCGGTGATCAGCCTGCTGACCACCGGCCTCGCCCCCGTCATCGACACTCTGCTGGACGGCATCACGTCCGGCCTCGGCACCACGGTCGACGGCATCGTCAACCCGGTCGTCACCGGAATCGATCCGGTGCTGGAAGCTCTCAACGAGGTCGTGGAGATCACGATCAACGAGCAGGAGCAGCCGGGCGTTCTCGGCGCGGAGTCGTTCACGGTGAACGCGCTCAGCTTGGAGCTGTTGCCCGGTCTCGCCGCACTGAACCTCGACCTCGGGTCGTCGACCGTGCGCGCGGCGCCTGCTGCTGTTGCGGCGATCGATGCTACGGCGACGGTTCCGGCCGGTGGCAGTCTTCCGGTCACCGGTACGGGCTGGCCCGCGAGCACGACGGTCACGGTGCAGCTGACGGACCCGGAGGGTGCTCCGGTCGGTACGGCAGTGACGGTGGACACGGATGCCGATGGTGCGTTCAGCACGACCTATCCGGTTCCGGCGGACACCACGCCCGGTACGGGCTTCACGGTCACGGGTACTGCCGGTGATGTGACGGCGACGGACACGGTCGAGGTCACGGCGCCTGCTGCTGTCGCGGCGATCGATGCTGCGGCGACGGTTCCGGCCGGTGGCAGTCTTCCGGTCACCGGTACGGGCTGGCCCGCCAGCAGCACCGTCTCGCTCCAGCTGACGGACCCGGAGGGTGCTCCGGTCGGCACGCCCGTCGACGTTCTGACGGACGCGAGCGGCGCTTTCGCCACGACCTACCCCGTTCCCGCGGACACCACCCCCGGTGCGGGCTTCACGATCACCGGTACTGCCGGTGATGTGACGGCGACGGACACGGTCGAGGTCACGGCCGCCGACCCGGCCGACGTGAACACCAACGCGGCGGCTTCGGCATCCGCATCGGCGGATGCGACGGCCGACGGCGACCCGTCCGCGCAGGCCGCGGCTGAGGCTGCGGCACTCGCGGACGCGACGTCCGCAGCATCGGCGGCGGCGACAGCCGACGCCACTGCAGCAGCGGAGTCGGCAGCCACCACCGACGCATCGACCACCGCCTCGGCGGACTCGGTCTCGGAGGCCAACGCCCAGGCTGCGGTCGCGGCACAGGCGGCAGCCCAGGCGGATGCCTCGGATGACGTCAGCGCGGCGGCGACGGCCGAGGCGGACGCCAACTCCGCGGTTGCGGCTCAGGCGGCAGCGACGGCCGACTCCTCGACGGACGCCTCCTCCGAGGCTTCGACGAACGCGAACGCGGCTGCCTCGGCATCCGCTTCCGCGAACGCCGATGCGACGACGGATGCTGTGGCAGATGCTGCGGCTGTGGCAGCGGCATACGCCGACGCCACGTCGGAGGCGAGCGCCGCGGCGGACGCCACCGCTGAGGCAGCGGCATCGGCCGCGGCGACGGCCGATTCCTCGACCACCGCGACGGCAGACGCCACCTCGGAAGCGAACGCGAACGCCGCTGTCGCAGCTCAGGCTGCCGCACTGGCCGACGCATCGTCGGACACGGCGGCGGAGGCATCCGCGGCCACGAACGCCAACGCATCGTCGGCGGCTGAGGCGGCGGCGATCGCCGACTCCTCGACCGACGCATCGGTTGCCGCCACGGCGGACGCCGACGCGGACGCCGACCCGGCGGCTGCGGCTGAGGTCAACACCAACGCCACGGCTTCGGCGGCGGCTTCCGCTCAGGCGGATGCCGACAACGATGCGGCAGCGCAGGCTGCTGCCGTTGCAGCCGCCCTGGCTGATGCCTCGACCGCTGCCGACGCGGCTGCGACGCCCGACGCGGAGGCCGCTGCGGCTTCCGCCGCGACGGCGACCGCGACCACGGCTGCTTCGGCCGACGCGACCACCGACGCCAACGCCTCTGCGGCTGTCGCCGCTCAGGCTGCCGCGCAGGCGGACAACTCGGCGAGCACGACGGCTGACGCCACTGCTGCGGCAGAGGCGGACACGGATGCCGCTGCGGCGGTCGCTGCGACGGCCACGTCGTCCAACGACGCATCGGCGACGGCTGCGGCCGACGCCGTGGGCGCGGTGGACGCGGACGCCGAGGTCAACACCAACGCGACGGCTTCGGCGTCGGCTTCCGCTCAGGCGGATGCCGACAACGATCCGGCGGCTCAGGCCGCTGCGGTCGCTGCCGCGCTGGCTGATGCCTCGACGGCTGCCGACGCTGCTGCGACGGCGGACGCGGAGGCGGCTGCGGCTTCCGCCGCGACGGCCACCGCGACCAGTGCCGCTTCGGCTGACGCGACCTCTGCTGCCAACGCTTCGGCGGCTGTCGCCGCTCAGGCTTCGGCTCAGGCGGACAACTCGTCGAGCACCACGGCGGACACGTCGGCTGCGGCCGATGCGAACGCCGCGGCTGCGGCATCCGCCGCCTCCACGGCGACGTCCTCGGCTTCGGCTTCGGCCGACGCGGCTGCGGACGTCGACGGTGCTGCGGCAGCGGATCCGGCGGCGAGTGCTGCGGCGAATGCCGACCCGGAGGGCCAGCTCGGCATCACGGTCAAGGTTCCCAAGCTCGAGCGCGGAGACCAGCAGACGGCCATCGGTACCGGATTCAAGCCCGGTGAGGTCGTCACCGGTGTGATGAGCTCCGCGCCCGTCGCGCTCGGCGCCCAGGTGGCCGACGCCGAGGGAACGGTGACCTTCACCTGGGAGATCCCGGCCGGAACCGATCTGGGCACGCACACCGTGACCCTGACCGGCGCCGAATCCGGTAGCGTCGCCGGCACCTTCGAGGTCGTCGCCGACGGTCTCGCGGGCACCGGATCGGACGTCCCGACCGGCTGGATCGTGCTGGGAGTCATGCTCCTCATGCTCGGTCTCGGCACGGCACTGGTCGCCCGGTCGCGACGCGCAGTCGCCGTGGCGGAGTAA
- the recQ gene encoding DNA helicase RecQ: MPQTPRDPYEDLTFADEPWDNAYPPEPMDWEPQAEGWEPPLDWGPGPSTPVATASAAAVAPAATPSRYPTALEALHTVFGYDAFRGDQAAIVDQVISGGDAVVLMPTGGGKSVTYQVPALVREGTGLVISPLIALMHDQVDALRANGVRAAYLNSTQAPSERAQVERDYLAGQLDLIYVAPERLSSPATTALLQRGTLSVIAIDEAHCVSQWGHDFRPDYLALGDLGERFPGVPRMALTATATHATHKEITERLHLGRAKHFVASFDRPNIQYRIVPKVDPRKQLVAFIRDQPDNAAGIVYALSRKSVEQTADHLAAQGFDALPYHAGLPAEVRAANQARFLREDGVVMVATIAFGMGIDKPDVRFVAHIDLPKSVEGYYQETGRAGRDGEASVAWMAYGLGDVVQQRRMIDQSPGDRTFKMRLGQHLDAMLALCETVECRRQNLLGYFGQDSQPCGNCDTCLEHPETFDGLIPAQKLLSTIVRLKRERNQAFGAGHLIDILRGASNDRIRKFGHDQLATYGIGADLSDQDWRSVVRQLLARGILVAQGDYGTLAPGDAAAGVLKGETPVPLRKDTIGRVSAARVRKSSAGAAVAEGDQGVFEALRAWRAETAREQGVPAYIVFGDATLRALAERRPASLAALDGITGIGAKKREAYGDAVLAVIAGA; encoded by the coding sequence ATGCCGCAGACTCCCCGTGACCCGTACGAGGACCTGACGTTCGCAGACGAGCCATGGGACAACGCGTATCCGCCTGAGCCCATGGACTGGGAGCCCCAGGCGGAGGGCTGGGAGCCGCCCCTGGACTGGGGGCCGGGTCCGTCGACGCCCGTGGCTACGGCATCCGCCGCTGCCGTCGCGCCGGCCGCGACGCCCTCGCGGTATCCGACCGCACTCGAAGCTCTGCACACCGTCTTCGGCTACGACGCGTTCCGCGGCGACCAGGCGGCGATCGTCGATCAGGTGATCTCAGGCGGAGACGCGGTCGTTCTGATGCCGACGGGCGGGGGCAAATCGGTCACGTACCAGGTGCCGGCGCTCGTCCGCGAGGGAACCGGCCTCGTGATCAGTCCGCTGATCGCGCTCATGCACGATCAGGTCGATGCGCTCCGTGCCAACGGCGTGCGCGCGGCGTATCTCAACTCGACGCAGGCCCCGTCCGAGCGGGCGCAGGTCGAGCGCGACTACCTCGCCGGCCAGCTGGATCTCATCTACGTCGCCCCCGAGCGACTGTCGAGTCCGGCGACGACCGCGCTGCTGCAGCGCGGCACTCTCAGTGTCATCGCGATCGACGAGGCCCACTGTGTCTCGCAGTGGGGTCACGACTTCCGGCCCGACTATCTCGCGCTCGGCGATCTGGGCGAGAGGTTCCCCGGGGTCCCGCGGATGGCGCTCACGGCCACGGCGACGCACGCCACGCACAAGGAGATCACCGAGCGGCTGCACCTCGGCCGGGCGAAGCACTTCGTGGCGAGCTTCGATCGACCCAACATCCAGTACCGGATCGTCCCGAAGGTCGACCCGCGAAAGCAGCTCGTGGCGTTCATCCGCGACCAGCCGGACAATGCGGCCGGCATCGTGTACGCGCTCAGCCGCAAGTCGGTGGAGCAGACGGCTGACCACCTCGCGGCGCAGGGCTTCGACGCGCTGCCCTACCACGCGGGCCTTCCGGCCGAGGTGCGAGCGGCGAATCAGGCACGCTTCCTCCGCGAGGACGGCGTCGTCATGGTCGCCACGATCGCGTTCGGCATGGGCATCGACAAGCCAGACGTCCGCTTCGTCGCGCACATCGACCTGCCCAAGTCCGTGGAGGGCTACTACCAGGAGACCGGTCGCGCCGGTCGAGACGGCGAGGCCTCCGTCGCGTGGATGGCCTACGGGTTGGGTGACGTCGTCCAGCAGCGACGGATGATCGACCAGAGCCCCGGCGATCGCACGTTCAAGATGCGGCTCGGGCAGCACCTCGACGCCATGCTCGCCCTGTGCGAGACCGTCGAATGCCGCCGCCAGAACCTGCTCGGTTACTTCGGGCAGGACTCCCAGCCGTGCGGCAACTGCGACACCTGCCTCGAGCATCCCGAGACCTTCGACGGGCTGATCCCCGCGCAGAAGCTGCTGTCGACGATCGTGCGCCTCAAGCGCGAGCGCAACCAGGCGTTCGGCGCGGGCCACCTGATCGACATCCTCCGCGGCGCGTCGAACGACCGCATCCGCAAGTTCGGTCACGACCAGCTCGCGACCTACGGCATCGGCGCCGACCTGTCCGATCAGGACTGGCGCAGCGTCGTCCGCCAGCTGCTCGCGCGGGGCATTCTGGTCGCGCAGGGCGACTACGGCACGCTGGCGCCGGGGGATGCCGCGGCGGGCGTCCTCAAAGGCGAGACGCCGGTTCCGCTCCGCAAGGACACGATCGGGCGCGTCAGTGCCGCAAGGGTGCGCAAGAGCTCGGCCGGCGCGGCTGTCGCAGAGGGCGACCAGGGCGTGTTCGAGGCGCTGCGCGCCTGGCGTGCCGAGACGGCGCGAGAGCAGGGCGTGCCCGCCTACATCGTCTTCGGCGACGCGACGCTGCGGGCCCTCGCCGAACGTCGCCCCGCGTCGCTCGCCGCGCTCGATGGCATCACCGGCATCGGAGCGAAGAAGCGCGAAGCCTATGGCGATGCGGTGCTCGCCGTGATCGCTGGGGCCTGA
- a CDS encoding GNAT family N-acetyltransferase, which produces MTEDATVTRNDDGSRYEIRIGDTLAGFADYERRPGEILFTHTEVDPAFQGRGLAGILAADALADAAASGDRIVPYCPYIAAYLKKHDVEGAEIRWPQVPGE; this is translated from the coding sequence ATGACCGAAGACGCCACTGTCACCCGCAACGACGACGGCTCCCGTTACGAGATCCGCATCGGCGACACGCTCGCCGGCTTCGCGGACTACGAGCGTCGCCCAGGGGAGATCCTCTTCACGCATACCGAGGTCGATCCGGCGTTCCAGGGCAGAGGGCTCGCGGGAATCCTCGCCGCCGACGCCCTGGCGGATGCTGCGGCATCCGGTGACCGCATCGTGCCCTACTGCCCGTACATCGCTGCGTATCTCAAGAAGCACGACGTCGAGGGAGCCGAGATCCGCTGGCCCCAGGTTCCGGGCGAATGA
- a CDS encoding pirin family protein, translating to MIGRRSIPLEPREVPLGGVRAMNVLRTLPSKDLPTVGAWCFLDRFGPGPVRMRVEPHPHIGLQTVTWPLVGDMRHRDSVDSDVTLRRGQLNLMTAGNGISHSEYSIGEHPIPLDALQFWVVLPESARHGAGGFEQHTALPTASLDHGAVATVVLGEFAGVRSPATVHTPIVGAEVSVTAGSTIALPLNREWEHAVVLVEGDATVEGVVMERNLMLYLGDSRDDATVVSETGALLFVLGGEPFEEDLVMWWNFAARTHEEIADARDDWEAGSPRFGHVVTHDDERIPAPELPHVRLMPRRRRI from the coding sequence ATGATCGGCCGGCGCAGCATCCCGCTCGAGCCGCGCGAGGTGCCGCTCGGCGGGGTCCGTGCGATGAACGTGCTGCGGACGCTGCCGAGCAAGGACCTGCCAACGGTCGGCGCCTGGTGCTTCCTCGACCGCTTCGGGCCGGGGCCTGTGCGCATGCGCGTCGAGCCGCATCCGCATATCGGGCTGCAGACGGTGACGTGGCCGCTGGTCGGCGACATGCGACATCGCGATTCGGTCGACAGCGACGTGACGCTCCGTCGCGGACAGCTGAACCTCATGACGGCCGGAAACGGGATCTCGCACTCCGAGTACTCGATCGGCGAGCATCCGATCCCGCTCGACGCCCTCCAGTTCTGGGTGGTGCTGCCCGAGTCGGCGCGCCACGGCGCCGGCGGCTTCGAGCAGCACACCGCTCTGCCCACGGCTTCCCTGGATCACGGTGCCGTGGCCACGGTCGTGCTCGGCGAGTTCGCCGGGGTGCGCTCCCCCGCGACCGTCCACACGCCGATCGTGGGGGCCGAGGTGTCGGTGACGGCAGGAAGCACGATCGCGCTTCCCCTGAACCGGGAGTGGGAGCATGCGGTCGTGCTCGTCGAGGGTGACGCGACGGTCGAGGGCGTCGTGATGGAGCGCAACCTGATGCTCTATCTCGGCGACTCCCGGGACGACGCGACCGTGGTCAGCGAGACCGGCGCTCTGCTGTTCGTCCTCGGCGGCGAGCCCTTCGAAGAGGATCTCGTGATGTGGTGGAACTTCGCCGCTCGCACGCACGAGGAGATCGCCGATGCACGGGACGACTGGGAGGCGGGATCGCCGCGGTTCGGGCACGTCGTGACGCACGACGACGAGCGGATTCCCGCGCCCGAGCTGCCGCACGTCCGGCTGATGCCGCGACGCCGGCGCATCTGA
- a CDS encoding HNH endonuclease signature motif containing protein: MAFITGTRADREAELLDAFESVNAQIASLQAERARLLAERFDILLEEDPFGTPHHEIAVRSLTAELAAASRLSTGTVTGMLHRAHTLTREFPEVWRALRDGAITSRHADAILQGASALSTRSGAELAEYQGRALEIAVSESPGRTLTMVKAIAASIAPTTVAERYRQALSSRQARTYPLDDGISQLVLSGPEYLIQAAYDRATETATQIIAQRPTIGPAENDDRTLDQIRADVMLELLLASELGSATGAPAEAIRATIQVTIAATTLAGDDDKMAHLDGFGPMLPEHVRPLAARAPQWTRLFLDPAGMLTITDTYTPSASMKRYLRARDQRCRFPGCQRTARRCQIDHNHDHAKGGATELCNLCCFCVNHHTLKHPDLPDRHRWSVTQLPNGVIAWTSPMGCTYIDEPPPRVMFT, encoded by the coding sequence ATGGCATTCATCACGGGGACGCGGGCCGATCGCGAGGCCGAGTTGCTGGATGCGTTCGAGTCGGTGAATGCGCAGATCGCATCGTTGCAGGCAGAGCGGGCGCGGTTGCTGGCGGAGCGGTTCGACATCCTGCTGGAGGAGGATCCGTTCGGCACGCCGCATCACGAGATTGCGGTGCGTTCGCTGACGGCCGAGCTCGCCGCCGCATCGCGCCTGTCGACCGGGACGGTGACCGGGATGCTGCATCGTGCGCACACTCTCACCCGCGAGTTCCCAGAGGTGTGGCGGGCTCTGCGGGATGGGGCGATCACGTCCCGGCATGCGGACGCGATCCTGCAGGGCGCCTCGGCCCTGTCCACACGGTCGGGTGCGGAGCTGGCCGAGTATCAGGGGCGGGCGCTCGAGATCGCGGTCTCCGAGAGCCCCGGCCGCACCCTGACCATGGTGAAGGCAATCGCCGCGTCCATCGCGCCGACCACGGTCGCCGAACGGTACCGGCAGGCGCTGTCGTCCCGGCAGGCCCGAACGTATCCGCTCGACGACGGCATCTCCCAGCTCGTGCTCTCCGGCCCGGAGTACCTCATCCAGGCCGCCTACGACCGCGCGACCGAGACCGCCACGCAGATCATCGCCCAACGCCCCACGATCGGGCCGGCCGAGAACGACGACCGCACCCTCGACCAGATCCGCGCCGACGTCATGCTCGAACTGCTCCTCGCGAGCGAACTCGGCAGTGCCACCGGCGCCCCGGCCGAAGCGATCCGCGCAACCATCCAGGTCACGATCGCCGCCACCACCCTCGCCGGCGACGACGACAAGATGGCCCACCTCGACGGATTCGGGCCGATGCTCCCCGAACACGTCCGCCCCCTCGCCGCACGCGCCCCGCAGTGGACACGCTTGTTCCTCGACCCGGCCGGAATGCTCACCATCACCGACACGTACACCCCCTCCGCATCGATGAAACGCTACCTCCGCGCCCGCGATCAGCGCTGCCGGTTCCCCGGCTGCCAACGCACCGCACGACGCTGCCAGATCGACCACAACCACGACCACGCCAAAGGCGGGGCCACCGAACTCTGCAACCTGTGCTGCTTCTGCGTCAACCACCACACCCTGAAACACCCCGACCTGCCCGACCGACACCGATGGTCCGTCACCCAGCTCCCCAACGGCGTCATCGCCTGGACAAGCCCGATGGGATGCACTTACATCGACGAACCCCCACCACGCGTCATGTTCACCTGA